In Thunnus thynnus chromosome 13, fThuThy2.1, whole genome shotgun sequence, the following proteins share a genomic window:
- the aldocb gene encoding fructose-bisphosphate aldolase C-B: MTHQYPALTPELKKELQEIAQRIVAPGKGILAADESTGSMAKRLNPIGVENTEENRRRYRQLLFTADQRIDSCIGGVIFFHETLYQNTDDGTNFAKLIKDRGIVVGIKVDKGVVPLAGTNGETTTQGLDGLSERCAQYKKDGADFAKWRCVLKISETTPSELAIFENANVLARYASICQQNGIVPIVEPEILPDGEHDLKRCQYVTEKVLAAVYKALSDHHVYLEGTLLKPNMVTPGHSCPTKYSSEEIAMATVTALRRTVPPAVTGVTFLSGGQSEEEASVNLNSINNCPLAKPWALTFSYGRALQASALNAWKGELNNEKAATEEFIKRAEANGQASLGKYESSGTAGSAGKSLYVANHAY; the protein is encoded by the exons ATGACTCACCAGTATCCCGCACTCACTCCTGAGCTGAAGAAGGAGCTGCAGGAAATCGCTCAGAGGATAGTAGCTCCAGGAAAGGGCATCCTCGCAGCTGATGAGTCCACCG GGAGCATGGCCAAACGCTTGAACCCCATCGGGGTTGAGAACACAGAGGAGAACAGGCGTCGCTACCGCCAGCTGCTCTTCACAGCCGACCAGCGCATCGACAGCTGTATCGGCGGGGTCATCTTCTTCCATGAAACCCTCTACCAGAACACAGACGATGGCACTAACTTCGCTAAGCTCATCAAAGACCGCGGCATCGTTGTTGGCATCAAG GTGGACAAAGGTGTTGTGCCCCTCGCTGGAACAAATGGAGAGACCACCACTCAGG GTCTGGACGGGCTGTCTGAGCGTTGCGCGCAGTACAAGAAGGACGGTGCAGACTTTGCCAAGTGGCGCTGTGTGCTGAAGATCAGCGAGACCACGCCGTCTGAGCTGGCCATCTTTGAGAACGCTAATGTACTTGCACGATATGCTAGCATCTGCCAGCAG AATGGTATTGTTCCTATTGTGGAGCCTGAGATCCTTCCTGATGGAGAACATGACCTGAAGCGTTGCCAGTACGTCACTGAGAAG GTCCTAGCTGCAGTGTACAAGGCTCTGTCAGACCACCATGTTTACCTGGAAGGGACACTGCTGAAACCCAACATGGTCACACCCGGACACTCCTGCCCCACCAAGTACAGCAGCGAGGAAATCGCCATGGCTACTGTCACCGCTCTGCGTCGCACTGTGCCTCCTGCAGTCACAG gAGTGACATTTTTGTCAGGCGGCCAGTCCGAAGAGGAGGCCAGTGTGAACCTTAATTCCATTAACAACTGTCCGCTCGCCAAGCCCTGGGCCCTGACTTTCTCCTATGGCCGCGCCCTGCAGGCCTCTGCCCTGAACGCATGGAAAGGAGAGCTGAACAACGAGAAGGCCGCCACCGAGGAGTTCATCAAACGTGCCGAG GCAAATGGTCAGGCTTCACTCGGCAAGTACGAGTCTTCCGGTACCGCAGGCTCTGCAGGAAAATCCCTCTACGTGGCAAATCACGCCTACTAA